The Polycladomyces zharkentensis genome contains a region encoding:
- a CDS encoding DNA-directed RNA polymerase subunit alpha: protein MIEIEKPKIEAVEMSEDNRYGKFVVEPLERGYGTTLGNSLRRILLSSLPGAAVTSIQIDGVLHEFSTIPGVVEDTTEIILNLKKLALKIHSDEEKVLEIDVEGGGEVKAGDIRADSDVEVLNPDLHIATLADDGHLRIRMTANRGRGYVPADRNKKEDQPIGVIPIDSIYTPIERVNYKVENTRVGQVTNYDKLTLEVWTNGSLRPDEAVSLGAKILTEHLMLFVGLTDEAKEAEIMVEKEEDKKEKVMEMTIEELDLSVRSYNCLKRAGINTVQELTQKTEEDMMKVRNLGRKSLEEVQEKLAELGLSLRKEE from the coding sequence ATGATTGAAATCGAAAAACCGAAAATCGAAGCCGTGGAAATGAGTGAAGATAACCGGTACGGCAAGTTTGTGGTGGAGCCCCTCGAACGGGGGTACGGCACCACGTTGGGTAACTCCCTCCGCCGCATTTTGCTGTCCTCCCTTCCGGGTGCGGCAGTCACCTCCATCCAGATCGACGGAGTCTTGCATGAGTTCTCTACCATTCCGGGTGTTGTCGAAGATACTACGGAGATCATTCTGAACCTGAAAAAGCTGGCATTGAAGATCCATTCGGACGAAGAAAAAGTGCTGGAGATCGATGTGGAAGGCGGCGGAGAAGTCAAAGCGGGCGACATTCGAGCTGACAGCGATGTCGAGGTGTTGAACCCGGATTTGCACATCGCCACGCTGGCCGATGACGGTCATTTGCGAATCCGGATGACTGCCAACCGTGGACGTGGATATGTTCCGGCGGACCGGAACAAAAAAGAAGATCAACCGATCGGTGTGATTCCGATCGATTCGATTTACACCCCGATCGAGCGGGTGAATTACAAAGTGGAGAATACGCGCGTGGGCCAAGTGACCAACTACGACAAGCTGACGCTGGAAGTGTGGACCAACGGCAGCTTGCGTCCGGATGAAGCGGTCAGCCTGGGCGCCAAGATTCTCACTGAACATCTGATGCTGTTCGTCGGCCTGACGGATGAAGCCAAAGAAGCCGAGATCATGGTAGAGAAAGAAGAAGACAAAAAAGAAAAAGTCATGGAAATGACCATCGAAGAGCTGGATCTGTCCGTCCGGTCTTACAACTGTCTGAAGCGGGCCGGCATCAACACCGTGCAAGAGCTGACGCAAAAAACGGAAGAAGACATGATGAAAGTACGGAACCTGGGGCGCAAGTCCCTGGAGGAAGTGCAGGAGAAACTGGCCGAACTGGGTCTCTCCTTGCGCAAAGAAGAGTAA
- the rplQ gene encoding 50S ribosomal protein L17, protein MAYAKLGRNSAARKALFRDLVTDLIINERIETSEAKAKEVRSIVEKMITLAKRGDLHARRQAAAFVRKHRSHTVKDGAEVTHEKVDAVKKLFDEIAPRYAERQGGYTRIIKIGPRRGDAAPMVYLELVK, encoded by the coding sequence ATGGCATACGCGAAACTGGGTCGTAATTCCGCGGCTCGTAAAGCGTTGTTCCGCGACCTCGTCACCGACCTGATCATCAATGAACGGATTGAAACCAGCGAAGCGAAAGCCAAAGAAGTGCGCTCCATCGTCGAAAAAATGATCACCCTGGCCAAACGCGGCGACTTGCACGCCCGTCGTCAAGCGGCGGCTTTCGTTCGCAAGCATCGTTCCCACACGGTGAAAGACGGGGCGGAAGTGACGCACGAAAAAGTGGACGCGGTGAAAAAGCTCTTTGACGAAATCGCGCCCCGTTATGCGGAACGACAAGGCGGATACACCCGTATCATCAAGATCGGACCGCGCCGCGGCGACGCCGCTCCGATGGTCTATCTGGAACTCGTCAAGTAA
- a CDS encoding energy-coupling factor transporter ATPase, with translation MRPFIEMEDVGFYYEPDPPPKDRWVLKEVRLTVAKGEYVAIMGPNGSGKSTLARLMNGLLLPKEGRVQVDGYSTDDEMHLWRIRQRVGMVFQNPDNQLVATTVRDEIAFGMENLGVPREEMVRRIPEVLAQVGLEGMEEWPPHLLSGGQKQRLAIAAVLAMRPEAIVLDEATAMLDPAGRQSVLDILHRMHREGMTIIHITHSAKEAAHAKRLLIMADGEVKMDGTPEEVFQDIDRLSAWGLEVPLMAALHHRLTRFGFDLPVSWTETEKWVEAVCRSISGESVSLTDGEHSRKNKP, from the coding sequence ATGCGGCCCTTTATCGAGATGGAAGATGTGGGCTTCTACTATGAACCGGACCCGCCACCGAAAGACCGGTGGGTATTGAAAGAGGTGCGGCTTACCGTCGCCAAAGGGGAATACGTGGCGATTATGGGTCCCAACGGTTCGGGTAAATCGACCCTGGCCCGTCTGATGAACGGCTTGCTTCTGCCCAAGGAAGGCAGAGTGCAGGTCGACGGGTACAGCACCGATGACGAAATGCACCTTTGGCGAATACGGCAGAGAGTGGGTATGGTCTTTCAAAACCCGGACAACCAGTTGGTGGCCACCACGGTGCGGGACGAGATCGCCTTCGGGATGGAAAACCTCGGCGTTCCGCGTGAGGAGATGGTGCGCCGCATACCCGAAGTGTTGGCGCAAGTGGGCTTGGAAGGTATGGAGGAGTGGCCCCCGCACCTATTGTCCGGGGGCCAAAAGCAACGCCTTGCCATCGCTGCCGTACTGGCGATGCGACCAGAGGCTATTGTGTTGGATGAAGCGACGGCAATGCTGGATCCCGCAGGGCGGCAGAGTGTATTGGATATTTTGCATCGGATGCATCGGGAAGGAATGACCATCATCCACATTACACACTCAGCGAAAGAGGCGGCGCACGCCAAACGCCTGCTGATCATGGCGGACGGAGAAGTGAAGATGGACGGCACACCGGAAGAAGTGTTCCAAGATATTGACCGGTTGTCGGCGTGGGGACTCGAAGTTCCGCTGATGGCGGCATTACACCATCGGTTGACTCGGTTCGGGTTTGATTTGCCCGTATCGTGGACGGAGACGGAGAAATGGGTGGAAGCGGTATGCAGATCGATCTCAGGGGAGTCAGTTTCACTTACGGACGGGGAACACAGCAGGAAAAACAAGCCTTGA